A single region of the Brassica rapa cultivar Chiifu-401-42 chromosome A03, CAAS_Brap_v3.01, whole genome shotgun sequence genome encodes:
- the LOC103858469 gene encoding oxysterol-binding protein-related protein 1C isoform X2 has product MLSFCCVSTVSDHSLPMPLPEQPGVTRSEPIMTRSASHSQSYNHHRHQSNRHPLHSLSFNHQSQPPPVDVKINDIVGNGIAGILHKWVNYGRGWRSRWFVLQDGVLSYYKIHGPDKIFLSPESEKGSKVIGEESARMISSHHHNKHGASHLHRKPFGEVHLKVSSVRESRSDDKRFSIFTGTKRLHLRADTREDRATWVEALQAVKDMFPRMSNSELMAPTNNLAMSTEKLRQRLIDEGVSELAIQDCEQIMRSEFSALQSQLVLLKQKQWLLIDTLRQLETEKVDLENTLVDESQRQAVNGGSIDLRHEKCSGTATESDDDHERGDAETDEEDNTFFDTRDFLSSSSFKSSGSDFRTSSFSSDGDGVGSSEDDIDPSIKSIGCDYPHVKRRKSLPEPVEKEKSVSLWSMIKDNIGKDLTKVCLPVYFNEPLSSLQKCFEDLEYSYLLDRAFEWGKRGNSLMRILNVAAFAVSGYASTEGRICKPFNPLLGETYEADYPDKGLRFFSEKVSHHPMVVACHCDGTGWKFWADSNLKSKFWGRSIQLDPVGVLTLQFDDGEILQWSKVTTSIYNLILGKLYCDHYGTMRIEGSAEYSCKLKFKEQSIIDRNPHQVHGIVQDKSGKTVATMFGKWDESMHYVTGDCSGKGKLSEDMSGAQLLWKRSKPPGNPTKYNLTRFAMTLNELTPGLKEKLPPTDSRLRPDQRYLENGEFEMANEEKLRLEQRQRQARKMQERGWKPKWFTKEEGSEAYRYKGGYWEARESGSWEDCPDIFGHIDSEQQTE; this is encoded by the exons ATGCTTTCCTTCTGTTGCGTCTCTACCGTCTCCGATCACTCTCTCCCGATGCCTTTACCGGAGCAACCCGGTGTGACTCGATCCGAGCCGATCATGACTCGATCTGCTTCCCATTCCCAGAGTTATAACCATCACCGTCATCAATCCAACCGCCATCCCCTCCATAGTCTCTCCTTCAACCACCAGAGTCAACCTCCGCCCGTTGATGTGAAGATTAACGACATCGTTGGGAATGGAATCGCGGGGATATTGCATAAGTGGGTGAATTACGGGAGGGGATGGAGATCAAGGTGGTTCGTGTTGCAGGATGGTGTTCTTTCGTATTATAAAATCCATGGACCTGATAAGATCTTCCTCAGTCCTGAATCCGAAAAGGGATCAAAAGTTATCGGAGAGGAGTCTGCTCGTATGATCTCTAGCCACCACCACAACAAGCATGGTGCCAGCCATCTCCATCGCAAGCCTTTCGGAGAAGTCCATCTCAAG GTTTCGTCGGTGCGGGAGAGCAGATCAGATGATAAGAGGTTTTCTATATTCACTGGCACCAAGAGGCTCCACTTGCGAGCAGATACGCGAGAGGACCGAGCAACTTGGGTTGAGGCACTGCAAGCTGTTAAAGATATGTTTCCGAGGATGTCCAACAGTGAGTTGATGGCTCCTACAAACAATTTGGCCATGTCGACTGAGAAGCTTCGGCAACGGTTGATTGATGAAGGAGTTAGTGAGTTAGCTATTCAGGACTGTGAGCAGATTATGAGGTCTGAGTTCTCTGCTCTTCAGAGCCAGTTGGTGCTTCTCAAGCAGAAGCAGTGGCTTCTCATTGACACCCTTAGGCAATTAGAG ACAGAAAAGGTTGATCTGGAAAACACACTTGTAGATGAGAGTCAAAGGCAGGCTGTAAATGGAGGTTCCATTGATTTAAGACATGAGAAGTGCAGTG GGACTGCCACTGAATCTGATGATGATCATGAACGAGGTGATGCAGAAACTGATGAGGAAGACAACACCTTTTTTGATACACGTGACTTCCTCTCTTCAAGTTCTTTCAAAAGTAGCGGTTCTGACTTTCGTACATCGTCGTTTTCTTCTGATGGTGATGGCGTTGGGTCATCAGAAGATGATATCGATCCTTCCATCAAGTCTATTGGATGCGACTATCCACACGTTAAAAGGAGGAAAAGCTTACCTGAGCCGGTTGAAAAGGAGAAAAGTGTGAGCCTTTGGTCAATGATCAAAGACAATATTGGCAAGGATCTTACAAAAGTTTGTCTACCTGTTTACTTCAACGAGCCACTATCTTCTCTACAAAAGTGTTTTGAGGATTTGGAATATTCATACCTTCTTGACCGAGCATTTGAATGGggcaaaagg GGAAATAGCCTCATGAGGATTCTTAACGTAGCTGCTTTTGCTGTATCTGGGTACGCATCAACCGAAGGAAGAATCTGCAAACCATTTAACCCATTGCTAGGTGAAACATACGAGGCAGACTATCCAGACAAAGGCCTTCGATTTTTCTCCGAAAAG GTCAGTCACCACCCTATGGTTGTGGCATGCCATTGCGATGGCACGGGATGGAAATTCTGGGCAGACAGCAATCTGAAGAGTAAATTTTGGGGTCGGTCAATTCAGCTTGATCCTGTTGGTGTATTGACTTTGCAATTTGATGATGGAGAAATCCTTCAGTGGAGTAAG GTAACTACATCAATATACAATCTTATACTTGGCAAACTGTACTGTGATCACTACGGTACAATGCGTATTGAGGGCAGTGCTGAATACTCTTGTAAACTTAAATTCAAAGAACAGTCCATCATAGACCGGAATCCTCACCAG GTTCATGGTATAGTTCAAGATAAGAGTGGGAAGACAGTGGCAACGATGTTTGGGAAATGGGATGAGAGCATGCACTATGTCACTGGTGATTGTTCTGGGAAAGGGAAATTGAGCGAAGATATGTCAGGAGCTCAACTTCTATGGAAACGGAGCAAGCCTCCTGGAAACCCAACAAAGTATAATCTGACACGTTTTGCAATGACGCTGAATGAGCTTACGCCCGGGCTAAAG GAGAAGCTGCCACCAACAGATTCAAGGCTGCGACCGGACCAGAGGTATCTGGAGAATGGAGAGTTTGAAATGGCCAACGAAGAGAAGTTGCGGCTCGAACAGCGACAACGTCAG GCTAGGAAGATGCAGGAGAGAGGATGGAAGCCGAAGTGGTTCACGAAAGAGGAAGGAAGCGAGGCTTACCGATACAAAGGAGGGTACTGGGAAGCCCGCGAGAGCGGATCATGGGAAGACTGTCCAGATATCTTTGGTCACATCGATTCCGAACAACAAACTGAGTAA
- the LOC103858469 gene encoding oxysterol-binding protein-related protein 1C isoform X1 produces MLSFCCVSTVSDHSLPMPLPEQPGVTRSEPIMTRSASHSQSYNHHRHQSNRHPLHSLSFNHQSQPPPVDVKINDIVGNGIAGILHKWVNYGRGWRSRWFVLQDGVLSYYKIHGPDKIFLSPESEKGSKVIGEESARMISSHHHNKHGASHLHRKPFGEVHLKVSSVRESRSDDKRFSIFTGTKRLHLRADTREDRATWVEALQAVKDMFPRMSNSELMAPTNNLAMSTEKLRQRLIDEGVSELAIQDCEQIMRSEFSALQSQLVLLKQKQWLLIDTLRQLETEKVDLENTLVDESQRQAVNGGSIDLRHEKCSEGTATESDDDHERGDAETDEEDNTFFDTRDFLSSSSFKSSGSDFRTSSFSSDGDGVGSSEDDIDPSIKSIGCDYPHVKRRKSLPEPVEKEKSVSLWSMIKDNIGKDLTKVCLPVYFNEPLSSLQKCFEDLEYSYLLDRAFEWGKRGNSLMRILNVAAFAVSGYASTEGRICKPFNPLLGETYEADYPDKGLRFFSEKVSHHPMVVACHCDGTGWKFWADSNLKSKFWGRSIQLDPVGVLTLQFDDGEILQWSKVTTSIYNLILGKLYCDHYGTMRIEGSAEYSCKLKFKEQSIIDRNPHQVHGIVQDKSGKTVATMFGKWDESMHYVTGDCSGKGKLSEDMSGAQLLWKRSKPPGNPTKYNLTRFAMTLNELTPGLKEKLPPTDSRLRPDQRYLENGEFEMANEEKLRLEQRQRQARKMQERGWKPKWFTKEEGSEAYRYKGGYWEARESGSWEDCPDIFGHIDSEQQTE; encoded by the exons ATGCTTTCCTTCTGTTGCGTCTCTACCGTCTCCGATCACTCTCTCCCGATGCCTTTACCGGAGCAACCCGGTGTGACTCGATCCGAGCCGATCATGACTCGATCTGCTTCCCATTCCCAGAGTTATAACCATCACCGTCATCAATCCAACCGCCATCCCCTCCATAGTCTCTCCTTCAACCACCAGAGTCAACCTCCGCCCGTTGATGTGAAGATTAACGACATCGTTGGGAATGGAATCGCGGGGATATTGCATAAGTGGGTGAATTACGGGAGGGGATGGAGATCAAGGTGGTTCGTGTTGCAGGATGGTGTTCTTTCGTATTATAAAATCCATGGACCTGATAAGATCTTCCTCAGTCCTGAATCCGAAAAGGGATCAAAAGTTATCGGAGAGGAGTCTGCTCGTATGATCTCTAGCCACCACCACAACAAGCATGGTGCCAGCCATCTCCATCGCAAGCCTTTCGGAGAAGTCCATCTCAAG GTTTCGTCGGTGCGGGAGAGCAGATCAGATGATAAGAGGTTTTCTATATTCACTGGCACCAAGAGGCTCCACTTGCGAGCAGATACGCGAGAGGACCGAGCAACTTGGGTTGAGGCACTGCAAGCTGTTAAAGATATGTTTCCGAGGATGTCCAACAGTGAGTTGATGGCTCCTACAAACAATTTGGCCATGTCGACTGAGAAGCTTCGGCAACGGTTGATTGATGAAGGAGTTAGTGAGTTAGCTATTCAGGACTGTGAGCAGATTATGAGGTCTGAGTTCTCTGCTCTTCAGAGCCAGTTGGTGCTTCTCAAGCAGAAGCAGTGGCTTCTCATTGACACCCTTAGGCAATTAGAG ACAGAAAAGGTTGATCTGGAAAACACACTTGTAGATGAGAGTCAAAGGCAGGCTGTAAATGGAGGTTCCATTGATTTAAGACATGAGAAGTGCAGTG AAGGGACTGCCACTGAATCTGATGATGATCATGAACGAGGTGATGCAGAAACTGATGAGGAAGACAACACCTTTTTTGATACACGTGACTTCCTCTCTTCAAGTTCTTTCAAAAGTAGCGGTTCTGACTTTCGTACATCGTCGTTTTCTTCTGATGGTGATGGCGTTGGGTCATCAGAAGATGATATCGATCCTTCCATCAAGTCTATTGGATGCGACTATCCACACGTTAAAAGGAGGAAAAGCTTACCTGAGCCGGTTGAAAAGGAGAAAAGTGTGAGCCTTTGGTCAATGATCAAAGACAATATTGGCAAGGATCTTACAAAAGTTTGTCTACCTGTTTACTTCAACGAGCCACTATCTTCTCTACAAAAGTGTTTTGAGGATTTGGAATATTCATACCTTCTTGACCGAGCATTTGAATGGggcaaaagg GGAAATAGCCTCATGAGGATTCTTAACGTAGCTGCTTTTGCTGTATCTGGGTACGCATCAACCGAAGGAAGAATCTGCAAACCATTTAACCCATTGCTAGGTGAAACATACGAGGCAGACTATCCAGACAAAGGCCTTCGATTTTTCTCCGAAAAG GTCAGTCACCACCCTATGGTTGTGGCATGCCATTGCGATGGCACGGGATGGAAATTCTGGGCAGACAGCAATCTGAAGAGTAAATTTTGGGGTCGGTCAATTCAGCTTGATCCTGTTGGTGTATTGACTTTGCAATTTGATGATGGAGAAATCCTTCAGTGGAGTAAG GTAACTACATCAATATACAATCTTATACTTGGCAAACTGTACTGTGATCACTACGGTACAATGCGTATTGAGGGCAGTGCTGAATACTCTTGTAAACTTAAATTCAAAGAACAGTCCATCATAGACCGGAATCCTCACCAG GTTCATGGTATAGTTCAAGATAAGAGTGGGAAGACAGTGGCAACGATGTTTGGGAAATGGGATGAGAGCATGCACTATGTCACTGGTGATTGTTCTGGGAAAGGGAAATTGAGCGAAGATATGTCAGGAGCTCAACTTCTATGGAAACGGAGCAAGCCTCCTGGAAACCCAACAAAGTATAATCTGACACGTTTTGCAATGACGCTGAATGAGCTTACGCCCGGGCTAAAG GAGAAGCTGCCACCAACAGATTCAAGGCTGCGACCGGACCAGAGGTATCTGGAGAATGGAGAGTTTGAAATGGCCAACGAAGAGAAGTTGCGGCTCGAACAGCGACAACGTCAG GCTAGGAAGATGCAGGAGAGAGGATGGAAGCCGAAGTGGTTCACGAAAGAGGAAGGAAGCGAGGCTTACCGATACAAAGGAGGGTACTGGGAAGCCCGCGAGAGCGGATCATGGGAAGACTGTCCAGATATCTTTGGTCACATCGATTCCGAACAACAAACTGAGTAA